One stretch of Tenacibaculum sp. MAR_2010_89 DNA includes these proteins:
- a CDS encoding insecticidal delta-endotoxin Cry8Ea1 family protein, translated as MKNTIKKRDLSENWNDRLKKVAQYAVKKIPEVGGFISYLVGQFWPSDNEDIFELMIAEVEGAIDKKILKYEMEQTSNNLASIRDLMNDYVHTENNKEKGISLKVILGQCTQLMNNIIGSSNSKFLIPYASICANMHMTALREQLIYGEELYEIDGKKEWEREIKKYYDDYHCYFEKNYPELKKWRFGQIKIDYGSKHNGIYPISYGSAKDLVTEKEIYYDKNWAQGNLYEGVMEAIRERWENEALSSIAKCLISTYTLHRYVSGNPDEPANVYDGLDVLYLGPYSAATDGTKSDGQYQIKKTDKEGIIKEFYYRSYNTIDGLQFIYDDHKGHFTGNPDGGIPYHIFVGSERYATGVISYFNAEPYRGLMQKIGFVFSDGTIEGDISSIGDNSYGTIDDNYELICGGFTLGVGPSNTKGIDVIKLTFKYHE; from the coding sequence ATGAAAAATACAATAAAAAAAAGGGATTTATCAGAAAACTGGAATGATAGACTTAAAAAAGTAGCACAATATGCAGTGAAGAAAATTCCCGAAGTAGGAGGTTTTATTAGTTACTTAGTTGGTCAATTTTGGCCTTCAGATAATGAAGATATATTTGAGTTAATGATAGCAGAGGTAGAGGGAGCTATTGATAAAAAAATACTGAAATATGAAATGGAGCAAACTAGTAATAATCTTGCATCTATAAGAGATTTAATGAATGATTATGTTCATACTGAGAATAATAAAGAGAAAGGAATAAGCCTAAAGGTGATTTTAGGGCAATGCACACAGTTAATGAATAATATTATAGGTTCTAGTAATTCTAAGTTCTTAATACCTTATGCTTCTATTTGCGCTAATATGCATATGACCGCATTGCGCGAACAACTAATTTATGGTGAAGAATTGTATGAAATAGATGGAAAAAAGGAATGGGAAAGAGAAATAAAAAAATATTATGATGATTACCATTGCTATTTTGAAAAAAACTACCCCGAATTAAAAAAATGGAGATTTGGTCAAATCAAAATAGATTATGGTAGCAAGCATAACGGGATATATCCAATTTCATATGGCTCTGCAAAAGACTTAGTTACTGAAAAAGAGATATATTATGATAAAAATTGGGCACAAGGAAATTTATATGAAGGTGTTATGGAAGCAATTAGAGAAAGATGGGAGAATGAGGCGTTATCAAGTATTGCGAAATGTTTGATAAGTACTTATACATTACACAGATATGTTTCAGGTAACCCTGATGAACCAGCCAATGTTTACGATGGGTTGGATGTACTTTACTTGGGACCTTATAGTGCGGCTACTGATGGAACTAAATCTGATGGTCAATATCAAATAAAAAAAACAGATAAAGAGGGTATTATAAAAGAATTTTATTATCGTTCTTATAATACTATTGATGGTCTCCAATTTATTTATGATGATCATAAAGGACATTTTACAGGTAATCCTGATGGAGGTATACCTTATCATATATTTGTAGGTTCAGAGAGATATGCAACGGGGGTTATAAGTTACTTTAACGCTGAGCCATATAGGGGATTAATGCAAAAAATAGGTTTTGTATTTTCTGATGGAACTATAGAGGGAGATATTAGTAGTATTGGTGACAATAGTTATGGAACTATTGATGATAACTATGAATTAATATGTGGAGGATTTACCCTTGGAGTTGGACCATCTAATACAAAGGGTATTGACGTGATTAAGTTAACGTTTAAATACCATGAATAG